The Chryseobacterium indicum genome includes a window with the following:
- a CDS encoding GNAT family N-acetyltransferase: MAQEIKLRKAEIEDRDVIWNILQQAIERRRKDGSTQWQEGYPNLGTVESDIAKGFGYVMTVDGEISVYVALILNDEPAYSTIEGAWLSNGEFVVVHRVAVDEKFAGQGMVKILFDHIEQFTRSHGIQSIKVDTNFDNIPMLKILESKGYSYCGEVFLAGGVRKAFEKIIF; the protein is encoded by the coding sequence GTGGCACAGGAAATTAAGCTGAGAAAAGCAGAAATTGAAGACAGAGATGTCATCTGGAATATTCTGCAGCAGGCAATCGAAAGAAGAAGAAAAGACGGAAGTACGCAATGGCAGGAAGGTTACCCAAATTTGGGAACCGTGGAAAGCGATATTGCAAAAGGTTTCGGATATGTAATGACGGTAGATGGGGAAATTTCTGTTTACGTTGCTTTAATCCTGAATGATGAACCCGCATACAGCACCATTGAAGGAGCCTGGCTAAGTAACGGAGAATTCGTCGTGGTACACAGAGTTGCTGTTGATGAAAAATTTGCAGGACAGGGAATGGTAAAAATTCTTTTCGACCATATTGAACAATTCACCAGATCACACGGAATTCAAAGCATAAAAGTGGATACCAATTTTGATAATATCCCGATGCTGAAAATTCTCGAAAGCAAAGGTTATAGCTATTGTGGGGAAGTATTTCTTGCAGGAGGTGTAAGAAAAGCCTTTGAAAAGATTATTTTTTAG
- a CDS encoding DUF2007 domain-containing protein, with protein sequence MERSTRVSVFESDKPAEIQLIKSKLDDAQIKNSVENNYLTFTTTPTATSLKVMVKLEDEKKAFEIIDAYLQQSEN encoded by the coding sequence ATGGAAAGAAGTACAAGAGTATCAGTTTTTGAAAGTGACAAACCTGCAGAAATCCAATTGATAAAGTCTAAACTGGACGATGCGCAGATTAAAAATTCAGTAGAAAACAATTACCTTACTTTTACAACCACGCCCACGGCGACATCGCTGAAAGTAATGGTGAAACTTGAAGATGAAAAAAAAGCATTTGAAATTATCGATGCTTATCTTCAGCAAAGTGAAAATTAA
- the lat gene encoding L-lysine 6-transaminase — protein sequence MEQTIEIKANKVKETVGRHVLADGFDFVMDIEKSHGSWLYDKLTDREYLDMFSMFASASIGYNHPYIVEKSAWLGKMAVNKPTLADVYSEEYAHFLEVFERVVIPEELQYAFFIEGGTLGVENALKACFDWKTRKNFEKGLNLEAGICIHFKQAFHGRSGYTLSLTNTSDPRKYQYFPMFDWPRILNPKLTFPITEENLEETIKNERLALLNIEEAILMNPDKVACIIIEPIQAEGGDNHFRDEFLMGLRKICDQHDILLIFDEVQTGIGITGKMWAFEHFTAKPDIISFGKKAQVCGVLANKEKFDEVPNNVFRESSRINSTFGGNFIDMLRFQLVMEVIEKENLVENARVVGEYLLNGLIGLAEKYPEKLSNARGRGLMCAIDLPTSEQRNALRDELWNDGMIILSCGDQSLRFRPHLNVTKEEIQIALDKIENNINKI from the coding sequence ATGGAACAAACAATTGAAATAAAAGCAAATAAAGTAAAAGAAACCGTTGGCAGACACGTTTTGGCAGATGGTTTCGACTTCGTGATGGATATTGAAAAATCCCACGGATCATGGTTATATGATAAACTTACAGACAGAGAATATTTAGATATGTTTTCCATGTTTGCTTCGGCATCCATCGGTTACAATCATCCCTATATCGTTGAGAAATCGGCATGGCTGGGAAAAATGGCAGTCAACAAACCCACTTTGGCAGATGTATATTCTGAAGAATATGCGCATTTCTTAGAAGTTTTTGAAAGAGTGGTAATTCCTGAAGAACTGCAGTATGCTTTCTTTATTGAAGGCGGAACTTTAGGAGTAGAAAATGCCCTGAAAGCGTGTTTCGACTGGAAAACGCGTAAAAATTTTGAAAAAGGTCTTAATCTGGAAGCGGGAATCTGTATCCATTTCAAACAGGCATTCCACGGAAGAAGCGGGTATACGTTAAGTTTAACAAATACTTCAGATCCCAGAAAATATCAGTATTTCCCGATGTTCGACTGGCCAAGAATACTAAATCCTAAACTTACTTTCCCGATCACGGAAGAGAATTTGGAAGAAACCATTAAAAACGAAAGACTGGCTTTATTAAATATCGAAGAAGCGATTTTAATGAATCCTGATAAAGTGGCGTGTATCATCATCGAGCCGATTCAGGCTGAAGGCGGAGACAACCATTTCAGAGACGAATTTTTAATGGGGCTGAGAAAAATCTGCGATCAGCATGATATTCTTTTAATTTTTGATGAAGTTCAGACCGGTATCGGAATTACGGGAAAAATGTGGGCATTTGAACATTTTACAGCGAAACCGGATATTATTTCTTTCGGTAAAAAAGCGCAGGTTTGCGGAGTTTTAGCCAATAAAGAAAAATTTGATGAAGTTCCGAACAATGTTTTCAGAGAAAGCTCAAGAATTAATTCCACTTTCGGAGGTAACTTTATCGATATGCTTCGTTTCCAACTGGTAATGGAAGTTATTGAAAAAGAAAATCTTGTGGAAAATGCGAGAGTGGTAGGAGAATATTTGCTGAACGGATTAATCGGTCTTGCTGAAAAATATCCTGAAAAACTATCCAATGCAAGAGGAAGAGGATTAATGTGCGCCATCGACCTTCCGACTTCTGAGCAGAGAAATGCATTAAGAGACGAGCTTTGGAACGACGGAATGATCATCCTTTCATGTGGAGATCAGTCACTTCGCTTCAGACCGCATCTGAACGTTACTAAAGAAGAAATTCAGATCGCTTTAGATAAAATTGAAAATAATATTAATAAAATTTAA
- a CDS encoding SemiSWEET family sugar transporter translates to MIEQIIGYSGALISSISFLPQVIKLWKTKSGKDLSMVTLSFLTLNALFWAVYGMMKDAKPLWITNVLMLIMLIVMIFLKIKYRNNKADS, encoded by the coding sequence ATGATAGAGCAGATAATCGGTTATTCAGGCGCATTAATTTCATCCATATCTTTTTTACCGCAGGTAATCAAATTATGGAAGACAAAATCCGGAAAAGACCTTTCAATGGTCACTTTATCATTTCTTACTTTAAACGCTTTGTTTTGGGCTGTTTACGGAATGATGAAGGATGCAAAACCTCTTTGGATTACAAACGTTTTAATGTTAATTATGCTGATTGTGATGATATTTCTAAAAATAAAATACAGAAATAATAAAGCTGATTCTTAA